In Streptomyces sp. SLBN-118, the following are encoded in one genomic region:
- the galE gene encoding UDP-glucose 4-epimerase GalE, with amino-acid sequence MTWLITGGAGYIGAHVARAMTAAGERVVVLDDVSSGVAERLPQEIPLVRGAVLDRELLDRTLAQHAVTGVVHLAAKKQVGQSVEQPLLYYRENVHGLTVLLDAVVEAGVKRFLFSSSAAVYGVPEVELIPESSPCEPINPYGETKLAGEWLVRATGKAHSMSTACLRYFNVAGSARPELADTGVFNIIPMFFDRITRGEAPRIFGADYPTPDGTCIRDYIHVADLADAHLAVARRLAERHGAGDLTVNIGRGTGVSVRELADLVAEVTGYGEEPVIEPRRPGDAARAVASVDLITQELGWKASRGVREMVESAWDGWCLRHPEARAN; translated from the coding sequence ATGACTTGGTTGATCACAGGTGGAGCGGGGTACATAGGAGCGCACGTCGCGCGGGCCATGACGGCAGCGGGTGAGCGGGTCGTCGTCCTCGACGACGTCTCGTCCGGCGTCGCCGAGCGGCTGCCACAGGAGATTCCGCTGGTGCGGGGGGCGGTCCTGGACCGGGAGCTGCTCGACCGCACGCTGGCACAGCACGCCGTCACCGGTGTGGTGCATCTCGCGGCGAAGAAGCAGGTCGGACAGTCCGTCGAGCAGCCGCTGCTCTACTACCGGGAGAATGTGCACGGCCTGACCGTGCTCCTCGACGCGGTCGTCGAGGCCGGTGTGAAGCGGTTCCTCTTCTCCTCGTCGGCCGCCGTGTACGGCGTGCCCGAGGTGGAGCTGATCCCCGAGTCCTCCCCCTGCGAGCCCATCAATCCGTACGGCGAGACAAAGCTCGCGGGCGAATGGCTGGTCCGGGCGACCGGCAAGGCGCACTCCATGTCCACGGCCTGTCTGCGCTACTTCAATGTGGCCGGATCTGCGCGGCCCGAGCTGGCGGACACCGGGGTGTTCAACATCATCCCGATGTTCTTCGACCGGATCACCCGCGGCGAGGCTCCCCGGATCTTCGGCGCCGACTACCCGACGCCGGACGGCACCTGCATTCGGGACTACATCCATGTCGCGGATCTCGCCGACGCCCACCTCGCCGTGGCCCGCAGGCTCGCGGAGCGACACGGAGCGGGAGATCTGACGGTCAACATCGGCCGCGGCACCGGGGTCTCGGTGCGTGAGCTCGCCGATCTGGTGGCCGAGGTCACGGGGTACGGCGAGGAGCCCGTGATCGAGCCGCGCCGCCCCGGCGACGCGGCCCGGGCCGTCGCCTCGGTCGACCTGATCACCCAGGAGCTCGGCTGGAAGGCCTCGCGCGGGGTTCGCGAGATGGTCGAGTCGGCCTGGGACGGCTGGTGCCTCCGGCACCCCGAGGCACGGGCCAACTGA
- a CDS encoding cell wall metabolism sensor histidine kinase WalK produces the protein MRRLPPRTLRGQLTAGLVTLLALACLAVGITTALALRGFLMGRLDEQLTASGGRFAASLEHEAKPDGDNRPDTRGQADSTFGARLLNGTIQAAVVDDTTDRPLSLSPTDHRVLARIPVDGHGHSIRLSSLGPYRVTAVHGEDQDTMITGLPLHPVEETVHRLEAVEASLFAAALVITGIAAALWVRISLRPLQQVTARAAEVAGLPLASGEIAMPGPLPDTDPRTEVGQVGSALNHMLGHVEDALTRRQASEERLRHFAADASHELRTPVANIRGHAELALRHHEPVPAQVRHALERIDGESQRMTLLVDDLLLLARLDAGRPLEREPVDLTLLILNAMDDARAAGPEHRWLLDLPEEPITVTGDAHRLQQAIGNLLANARTHTPPGSEVTITLTVGQADVLLSVSDNGPGIPEELQPEVFGRFVRADHARSRATGSTGLGLAIVHAVITAHGGTVTVISSPGHTTFRLTLPA, from the coding sequence ATGAGGCGCCTGCCGCCCCGTACGCTGCGCGGACAGCTCACCGCCGGGCTCGTCACCCTGCTCGCACTCGCCTGCCTCGCCGTCGGGATCACCACCGCCCTCGCACTGCGGGGATTCCTGATGGGCCGCTTGGACGAGCAACTCACCGCCTCCGGCGGCCGGTTTGCCGCGAGCCTGGAACACGAAGCGAAACCCGACGGGGACAACCGTCCCGACACCCGGGGACAGGCCGACTCCACCTTCGGGGCCCGCCTGCTGAACGGGACCATCCAGGCCGCCGTCGTCGACGACACGACAGACCGCCCCTTGTCCCTGTCCCCCACGGATCACCGCGTCCTGGCGCGGATTCCCGTGGACGGACACGGACACAGCATCCGCCTCTCCTCTTTGGGGCCCTATCGCGTCACAGCCGTCCACGGCGAAGACCAGGACACCATGATCACCGGCCTTCCCCTGCACCCGGTGGAAGAGACCGTGCACCGCCTCGAAGCCGTCGAAGCCTCCCTGTTCGCCGCCGCACTGGTGATCACCGGCATCGCCGCGGCCCTGTGGGTACGCATCTCCCTCCGCCCCCTCCAGCAGGTCACCGCCCGGGCGGCGGAGGTGGCCGGACTGCCGCTCGCCAGCGGCGAGATCGCCATGCCGGGGCCCCTTCCCGACACCGACCCCCGCACCGAGGTCGGCCAGGTCGGCAGCGCCCTCAACCACATGCTCGGCCATGTCGAGGACGCCCTCACCCGCCGCCAGGCCAGCGAGGAACGGCTCCGGCACTTCGCCGCAGACGCCAGCCACGAACTGCGCACCCCCGTCGCCAACATCCGCGGCCACGCCGAACTCGCCCTGCGCCACCACGAGCCCGTCCCCGCCCAGGTCCGTCATGCCCTGGAGCGCATCGACGGCGAATCGCAACGCATGACACTCCTCGTCGACGACCTGCTTCTCCTTGCCCGCCTGGACGCCGGGCGCCCCCTCGAACGCGAGCCGGTCGACCTGACCCTGCTGATCCTGAACGCCATGGACGACGCACGCGCCGCCGGCCCGGAGCACCGCTGGCTCCTCGACCTCCCCGAAGAACCCATCACCGTCACCGGCGACGCCCACCGGCTCCAGCAGGCCATCGGCAACCTCCTCGCCAACGCGCGCACCCACACCCCACCGGGCAGCGAGGTCACCATCACTCTCACCGTCGGCCAGGCCGACGTGTTGCTCAGCGTGAGCGACAACGGGCCGGGCATCCCCGAAGAACTCCAACCGGAAGTCTTCGGCCGCTTCGTCCGCGCCGACCACGCCCGCTCCCGCGCCACCGGAAGCACCGGCCTCGGCCTGGCCATCGTCCACGCCGTCATCACTGCCCACGGCGGAACCGTCACCGTCATCAGCAGCCCCGGACACACCACATTCCGCCTGACACTCCCCGCCTGA